Proteins found in one Triticum urartu cultivar G1812 chromosome 4, Tu2.1, whole genome shotgun sequence genomic segment:
- the LOC125550464 gene encoding cyclase-associated protein 1: MEKALVERLEAAVARLEAAAASGASAARDFGGASASSDPAILAYDDFLADAFARLNAAAEKIGGTVLEATNVLAEAFAVAKDLLILAKQYPKPASMAKAQDFLKPLNDTIAKATAMTEGRRPDYFNHMKSVADSLHALAWVAFLGKGCGMSFPTAHVEESWQMAEFYNNKVLVEYKNKDADHVEWAKALKELYTPGLRDYIKKYYPLGPVWGPAGCAPPKAAAPAAKGPPPPAAPSAPLFSTDKSPKSSQPKQGMSAVFQEIGGGKDVTSGLRKVTDDMKAKNRADRSGVVTSSAAAPAPAKTSRAGTFGSKTGTPKLELQMGRKWVVENQVGRKDLAIDECDSKQSIYVFGCKDSVLQVNGKVNNITVDKCTKFGIVFKDVVAAFEVVNCNGVEVQCQGTAPTISIDNTAGCQLYLNKESLAASITSAKSSEMNVLVPSDETDGDWVEHPLPQQYIHFFQDGQFTTSPVSHSGA, from the exons ATGGAGAAGGCGCTCGTCGAGCGGCTCGAGGCCGCGGTGGCGCGCCTCGAGGCCGCCGCCGCGTCGGGGGCCTCGGCCGCGCGCGACTTCGGGGGCGCCTCCGCGTCGTCGGATCCGGCGATCCTGGCCTACGACGACTTCCTCGCCGACGCCTTCGCCCGCCTCAACGCCGCGGCCGAGAAGATCGGCGGGACGGTGCTCGAGGCCACCAACGTGCTCGCCGAGGCCTTCGCCGTCGCCAAGGACCTCCTCATCCTGGCCAAGCAATACCCG AAACCTGCATCAATGGCTAAAGCGCAGGATTTCCTCAAGCCTCTAAACGATACTATTGCGAAAGCAACCGCTATGACGGAAGGAAGGAGGCCCGACTATTTCAATCACATGAAGAGTGTTGCTGACAGTCTCCATGCCCTGGCTTGGGTTGCGTTCTTAGGGAAAGGCTGCG GCATGAGTTTCCCAACAGCACATGTTGAAGAAAGCTGGCAGATGGCCGAGTTCTACAATAACAAG GTTCTTGTTGAGTACAAGAACAAAGATGCTGACCACGTTGAGTGGGCTAAAGCTTTGAAGGAGCTCTACACACCTGGCTTGAGGGATTATATTAAGAAATATTATCCTCTTGGGCCTGTGTGGGGTCCTGCTGGATGTGCACCACCAAAGGCTGCTGCCCCAGCGGCTAAGGGTCCTCCTCCACCTGCTGCACCATCAGCTCCTCTTTTTAGCACAGACAAATCTCCAAAATCTTCGCAGCCTAAGCAAGGAATGTCAGCTGTGTTTCAAGAGATCGGTGGGGGCAAAGATGTGACTTCAG GGCTGCGGAAGGTTACTGATGACATGAAGGCTAAAAACCGTGCTGATAGAAGTGGTGTTGTGACCAGTAGTGCTGCTGCCCCTGCTCCTGCGAAGACTTCTCGTGCAGGAACCTTTGGCTCCAAGACTGGAACCCCAAAACTGGAGCTTCAGATGGGTCGCAA ATGGGTGGTCGAAAATCAAGTTGGTAGAAAGGACCTTGCTATTGATGAGTGTGATTCTAAACAGTCTATCTATGTGTTTGGATGCAAGGATTCCGTCCTTCAAGTAAATG GTAAAGTAAACAATATCACCGTCGACAAATGCACCAAATTTGGAATTGTTTTCAAG GATGTCGTAGCAGCTTTTGAGGTTGTCAACTGCAACGGCGTTGAGGTGCAATGTCAG GGCACTGCACCGACAATATCAATCGACAACACAGCTGGGTGTCAGTTATACTTGAACAAAGAATCACTGGCCGCTTCCATTACTTCGGCTAAATCCAGTGAAATGAATGTATTGGTTCCTAGCGACGAGACTGATGGCGACTGG GTGGAGCATCCTTTGCCGCAGCAGTACATCCATTTTTTCCAGGACGGGCAGTTCACCACATCCCCAGTTTCTCATTCCGGCGCATAA
- the LOC125550465 gene encoding glucan endo-1,3-beta-glucosidase 7, with translation MAGPSMPRPLLVALLLLGLLLLVHVPYAAPQSFIGINYGDIADNLPPPASTARLLKSTTIGKVRLYRTDPAVVAAFAGTSISLLLGAANADIPSFASSPSAAAAWVAAHLPSSSSPAVNGISVGNEVLYSGDAALISQLVPALQNIYDALPASSGIKVSTVNAMDVLASSDPPSSGAFKPELSAALDPLLAFLSKTGSPFLVNPYPYFAYQDDPRPDTLAFCLFQPNAGRPDAGSGLTYTSMFDAQVDAVRAALDAKGYKDVEVVVAETGWPHSGGADEAGASVENARAFVSNLVSHLRSMVGTPRMPGKSVDTYLFAVYDEDLKPGKASEKSFGLFQTTLTETYPTGLMRNGTAGLAPAPAPTLRPASPPPAIPQVTPVQPQPSASAAATSPPRHARSAAESPRTVPALHVFACLLFMSLLA, from the exons ATGGCAGGGCCGAGCATGCCGCGGCCTCTGCTGGTTGCCCTCCTCCTCCTGGGGCTCTTGCTGCTCGTCCACGTCCCGTATGCTG CGCCGCAGTCCTTCATCGGCATCAACTACGGCGACATCGCCGACAACCTGCCGCCGCCGGCGTCGACGGCGCGGCTGCTGAAGTCCACCACCATCGGCAAGGTGCGCCTCTACAGGACCGACCCGGCCGTGGTGGCCGCCTTCGCCGGGACGAGCATCTCGCTGCTCCTCGGCGCCGCCAACGCCGACATCCCCTCCTTCGCATCCTCGccgtcggccgccgccgcctgggTCGCCGCGCACCTCCCGTCGTCCTCCTCGCCCGCCGTGAACGGCATCTCCGTCGGCAACGAGGTGCTCTACTCGGGCGACGCCGCGCTCATCTCGCAGCTGGTCCCGGCGCTGCAGAACATCTACGACGCGCTGCCGGCCAGCTCCGGCATCAAGGTGTCCACGGTGAACGCCATGGACGTGCTGGCGTCGTCGGACCCGCCGTCGTCGGGGGCGTTCAAGCCGGAGCTGTCGGCCGCGCTGGACCCGCTGCTGGCCTTCCTCAGCAAGACCGGCTCGCCGTTCCTGGTGAACCCGTACCCCTACTTCGCGTACCAGGACGACCCCAGGCCGGACACGCTGGCCTTCTGCCTCTTCCAGCCCAACGCCGGGCGGCCGGACGCCGGGTCCGGGCTCACCTACACCAGCATGTTCGACGCGCAGGTGGACGCCGTGCGCGCCGCGCTGGACGCCAAGGGGTACAAGGacgtggaggtggtggtggccgAGACCGGGTGGCCGCACAGCGGCGGCGCCGACGAGGCCGGCGCCTCCGTGGAGAACGCGCGCGCCTTCGTCTCCAACCTCGTCTCCCACCTCCGGTCCATGGTCGGCACGCCGCGGATGCCCGGCAAGTCCGTCGACACCTACCTCTTCGCCGTGTACGACGAGGACCTCAAGCCCGGGAAGGCGTCGGAGAAGTCCTTCGGCCTCTTTCAGACCACGCTCACCGAGACGTACCCGACGGGGCTGATGAGGAACGGCACCGCGGGCCTGGCGCCGGCTCCGGCGCCGACGCTGCGGCCGGCGAGCCCCCCGCCGGCGATACCGCAG GTGACGCCGGTGCAGCCGCAGCCAAGCGCGTCGGCAGCGGCGACGTCGCCGCCTCGGCATGCTCGTAGTGCTGCTGAATCGCCTCGCACCGTGCCTGCCCTCCATGTGTTTGCTTGTTTATTGTTCATGTCTCTGCTGGCCTGA